The Manis javanica isolate MJ-LG chromosome 4, MJ_LKY, whole genome shotgun sequence genome contains a region encoding:
- the SRSF10 gene encoding serine/arginine-rich splicing factor 10 isoform X8, protein MSRYLRPPNTSLFVRNVADDTRSEDLRREFGRYGPIVDVYVPLDFYTRRPRGFAYVQFEDVRDAEDALHNLDRKWICGRQIEIQFAQGDRKTPNQMKAKEGRNVYSSSRYDDYDRYRRSRSRSYERRRSRSRSFDYNYRRSYSPRKPNCSWNTQYSSAYYTSRKI, encoded by the exons ATGTCTCGCTACCTGCGCCCCCCCAATACATCTCTGTTCGTAAGGAATGTGGCCGACGACACCAG GTCTGAAGATTTACGACGTGAATTTGGTCGTTATGGTCCTATAGTTGATGTGTATGTTCCACTTGATTTCTACACTCGCCGTCCAAGAGGATTTGCTTATGTTCAAT TTGAGGATGTTCGTGATGCCGAAGATGCTTTACATAATTTGGACAGAAAATGGATCTGTGGACGccaaattgaaatacagtttgcACAGGGGGATCGGAAGA CTCCAAATCAAATGAAAGCCAAAGAAGGGAGGAATGTGTACAGTTCTTCACGCTATGATGATTATGACAGATACAGACGTTCTAGAAGCCGAAGTTATGAAAGAAGGAGATCAAGAAGCCGGTCCTTTGATTACAACTACAGAAGATCTTACAGTCCTAGAAA ACCAAACTGCAGCTGGAATACCCAGTACAGTTCTGCTTACTACACTTCAAGAAAGATCTGA
- the PNRC2 gene encoding proline-rich nuclear receptor coactivator 2 → MGGGERYNIPAPQSRNISKNQQQLSRPKTKDQNSQMKIVHKKKERGHTYNSSAAAWQAMQNGGKNKNFPNNQNWSSSLSSPSLLFKSQTNQNYAGAKFSEPPSPSVLPKPPSHWVPVSFNPSDKEIMTFQLKTLLKVQV, encoded by the coding sequence ATGGGTGGTGGAGAGAGGTATAACATTCCAGCCCCTCAATCTAGAAATATTAGTAAGAACCAACAACAGCTTAGTAGACCGAAGACCAAGGACCAGAATTCCCAGATGAAGATTGttcataagaaaaaagaaaggggacatacGTATAACTCTTCAGCAGCTGCATGGCAGGCCATGCAAAATGGGGGGAAGaacaaaaattttccaaataatcaAAATTGGAGCTCTAGCTTATCAAGTCCTAGCTTACTTTTTAAGTCTCAAACTAACCAGAACTATGCTGGAGCCAAATTTAGTGAGCCACCGTCGCCAAGTGTTCTTCCTAAGCCACCAAGCCACTGGGTTCCTGTTTCCTTTAATCCTTCTGATAAGGAAATAATGACATTTCAACTTAAAACCTTACTTAAAGTACAGGTATAA
- the SRSF10 gene encoding serine/arginine-rich splicing factor 10 isoform X3, with amino-acid sequence MMAKIKGVIPDDVRDAEDALHNLDRKWICGRQIEIQFAQGDRKTPNQMKAKEGRNVYSSSRYDDYDRYRRSRSRSYERRRSRSRSFDYNYRRSYSPRNSRPTGRPRRSRSHSDNDRFKHRNRSFSRSKSNSRSRSKSQPKKEMKAKSRSRSASHTKTRGTSKTDSKTHYKSGSRYEKESRKKEPPRSKSQSRSQSRSRSKSRSRSWTSPKSSGH; translated from the exons ATGATGGCCAAGATTAAAGGAGTCATACCTGAT GATGTTCGTGATGCCGAAGATGCTTTACATAATTTGGACAGAAAATGGATCTGTGGACGccaaattgaaatacagtttgcACAGGGGGATCGGAAGA CTCCAAATCAAATGAAAGCCAAAGAAGGGAGGAATGTGTACAGTTCTTCACGCTATGATGATTATGACAGATACAGACGTTCTAGAAGCCGAAGTTATGAAAGAAGGAGATCAAGAAGCCGGTCCTTTGATTACAACTACAGAAGATCTTACAGTCCTAGAAA CAGTAGACCGACTGGAAGACCGCGGCGTAGCAGAAGCCATTCCGACAATGATAG ATTCAAACACCGAAATCGATCTTTTTCAAGATCTAAATCCAATTCAAGATCACGGTCCAAGTCCCAGcccaagaaagaaatgaaggctaAATCACGTTCTAGGTCTGCTTCTCACACCAAAACTAGAGGCACCTCTAAAACAGATTCCAAAACACATTATAAGTCTGGCTCAAGATATGAAAAggaatcaaggaaaaaagaaccaCCTAGATCCAAATCTCAGTCAAGATCACAGTCTAGGTCTAGGTCAAAATCTAGATCAAGGTCTTGGACTAGTCCTAAGTCCAGTGGCCACTGA
- the SRSF10 gene encoding serine/arginine-rich splicing factor 10 isoform X5: MSRYLRPPNTSLFVRNVADDTRSEDLRREFGRYGPIVDVYVPLDFYTRRPRGFAYVQFEDVRDAEDALHNLDRKWICGRQIEIQFAQGDRKTPNQMKAKEGRNVYSSSRYDDYDRYRRSRSRSYERRRSRSRSFDYNYRRSYSPRNRPTGRPRRSRSHSDNDRPNCSWNTQYSSAYYTSRKI, encoded by the exons ATGTCTCGCTACCTGCGCCCCCCCAATACATCTCTGTTCGTAAGGAATGTGGCCGACGACACCAG GTCTGAAGATTTACGACGTGAATTTGGTCGTTATGGTCCTATAGTTGATGTGTATGTTCCACTTGATTTCTACACTCGCCGTCCAAGAGGATTTGCTTATGTTCAAT TTGAGGATGTTCGTGATGCCGAAGATGCTTTACATAATTTGGACAGAAAATGGATCTGTGGACGccaaattgaaatacagtttgcACAGGGGGATCGGAAGA CTCCAAATCAAATGAAAGCCAAAGAAGGGAGGAATGTGTACAGTTCTTCACGCTATGATGATTATGACAGATACAGACGTTCTAGAAGCCGAAGTTATGAAAGAAGGAGATCAAGAAGCCGGTCCTTTGATTACAACTACAGAAGATCTTACAGTCCTAGAAA TAGACCGACTGGAAGACCGCGGCGTAGCAGAAGCCATTCCGACAATGATAG ACCAAACTGCAGCTGGAATACCCAGTACAGTTCTGCTTACTACACTTCAAGAAAGATCTGA
- the SRSF10 gene encoding serine/arginine-rich splicing factor 10 isoform X7 translates to MSRYLRPPNTSLFVRNVADDTRSEDLRREFGRYGPIVDVYVPLDFYTRRPRGFAYVQFEDVRDAEDALHNLDRKWICGRQIEIQFAQGDRKTPNQMKAKEGRNVYSSSRYDDYDRYRRSRSRSYERRRSRSRSFDYNYRRSYSPRNRPTGRPRRSRSHSDNDSQVSKKKNDR, encoded by the exons ATGTCTCGCTACCTGCGCCCCCCCAATACATCTCTGTTCGTAAGGAATGTGGCCGACGACACCAG GTCTGAAGATTTACGACGTGAATTTGGTCGTTATGGTCCTATAGTTGATGTGTATGTTCCACTTGATTTCTACACTCGCCGTCCAAGAGGATTTGCTTATGTTCAAT TTGAGGATGTTCGTGATGCCGAAGATGCTTTACATAATTTGGACAGAAAATGGATCTGTGGACGccaaattgaaatacagtttgcACAGGGGGATCGGAAGA CTCCAAATCAAATGAAAGCCAAAGAAGGGAGGAATGTGTACAGTTCTTCACGCTATGATGATTATGACAGATACAGACGTTCTAGAAGCCGAAGTTATGAAAGAAGGAGATCAAGAAGCCGGTCCTTTGATTACAACTACAGAAGATCTTACAGTCCTAGAAA TAGACCGACTGGAAGACCGCGGCGTAGCAGAAGCCATTCCGACAATGATAG ccaagtaagcaagaagaaaaatgacagatAA
- the SRSF10 gene encoding serine/arginine-rich splicing factor 10 isoform X4 produces MSRYLRPPNTSLFVRNVADDTRSEDLRREFGRYGPIVDVYVPLDFYTRRPRGFAYVQFEDVRDAEDALHNLDRKWICGRQIEIQFAQGDRKTPNQMKAKEGRNVYSSSRYDDYDRYRRSRSRSYERRRSRSRSFDYNYRRSYSPRNSRPTGRPRRSRSHSDNDRPNCSWNTQYSSAYYTSRKI; encoded by the exons ATGTCTCGCTACCTGCGCCCCCCCAATACATCTCTGTTCGTAAGGAATGTGGCCGACGACACCAG GTCTGAAGATTTACGACGTGAATTTGGTCGTTATGGTCCTATAGTTGATGTGTATGTTCCACTTGATTTCTACACTCGCCGTCCAAGAGGATTTGCTTATGTTCAAT TTGAGGATGTTCGTGATGCCGAAGATGCTTTACATAATTTGGACAGAAAATGGATCTGTGGACGccaaattgaaatacagtttgcACAGGGGGATCGGAAGA CTCCAAATCAAATGAAAGCCAAAGAAGGGAGGAATGTGTACAGTTCTTCACGCTATGATGATTATGACAGATACAGACGTTCTAGAAGCCGAAGTTATGAAAGAAGGAGATCAAGAAGCCGGTCCTTTGATTACAACTACAGAAGATCTTACAGTCCTAGAAA CAGTAGACCGACTGGAAGACCGCGGCGTAGCAGAAGCCATTCCGACAATGATAG ACCAAACTGCAGCTGGAATACCCAGTACAGTTCTGCTTACTACACTTCAAGAAAGATCTGA
- the SRSF10 gene encoding serine/arginine-rich splicing factor 10 isoform X2, translated as MSRYLRPPNTSLFVRNVADDTRSEDLRREFGRYGPIVDVYVPLDFYTRRPRGFAYVQFEDVRDAEDALHNLDRKWICGRQIEIQFAQGDRKTPNQMKAKEGRNVYSSSRYDDYDRYRRSRSRSYERRRSRSRSFDYNYRRSYSPRNRPTGRPRRSRSHSDNDRFKHRNRSFSRSKSNSRSRSKSQPKKEMKAKSRSRSASHTKTRGTSKTDSKTHYKSGSRYEKESRKKEPPRSKSQSRSQSRSRSKSRSRSWTSPKSSGH; from the exons ATGTCTCGCTACCTGCGCCCCCCCAATACATCTCTGTTCGTAAGGAATGTGGCCGACGACACCAG GTCTGAAGATTTACGACGTGAATTTGGTCGTTATGGTCCTATAGTTGATGTGTATGTTCCACTTGATTTCTACACTCGCCGTCCAAGAGGATTTGCTTATGTTCAAT TTGAGGATGTTCGTGATGCCGAAGATGCTTTACATAATTTGGACAGAAAATGGATCTGTGGACGccaaattgaaatacagtttgcACAGGGGGATCGGAAGA CTCCAAATCAAATGAAAGCCAAAGAAGGGAGGAATGTGTACAGTTCTTCACGCTATGATGATTATGACAGATACAGACGTTCTAGAAGCCGAAGTTATGAAAGAAGGAGATCAAGAAGCCGGTCCTTTGATTACAACTACAGAAGATCTTACAGTCCTAGAAA TAGACCGACTGGAAGACCGCGGCGTAGCAGAAGCCATTCCGACAATGATAG ATTCAAACACCGAAATCGATCTTTTTCAAGATCTAAATCCAATTCAAGATCACGGTCCAAGTCCCAGcccaagaaagaaatgaaggctaAATCACGTTCTAGGTCTGCTTCTCACACCAAAACTAGAGGCACCTCTAAAACAGATTCCAAAACACATTATAAGTCTGGCTCAAGATATGAAAAggaatcaaggaaaaaagaaccaCCTAGATCCAAATCTCAGTCAAGATCACAGTCTAGGTCTAGGTCAAAATCTAGATCAAGGTCTTGGACTAGTCCTAAGTCCAGTGGCCACTGA
- the SRSF10 gene encoding serine/arginine-rich splicing factor 10 isoform X9, which translates to MSRYLRPPNTSLFVRNVADDTRSEDLRREFGRYGPIVDVYVPLDFYTRRPRGFAYVQFEDVRDAEDALHNLDRKWICGRQIEIQFAQGDRKTPNQMKAKEGRNVYSSSRYDDYDRYRRSRSRSYERRRSRSRSFDYNYRRSYSPRNSRPTGRPRRSRSHSDNDRFKHRNRSFSRSKSNSRSRSKSQPKKEMKAKSRSRPNCSWNTQYSSAYYTSRKI; encoded by the exons ATGTCTCGCTACCTGCGCCCCCCCAATACATCTCTGTTCGTAAGGAATGTGGCCGACGACACCAG GTCTGAAGATTTACGACGTGAATTTGGTCGTTATGGTCCTATAGTTGATGTGTATGTTCCACTTGATTTCTACACTCGCCGTCCAAGAGGATTTGCTTATGTTCAAT TTGAGGATGTTCGTGATGCCGAAGATGCTTTACATAATTTGGACAGAAAATGGATCTGTGGACGccaaattgaaatacagtttgcACAGGGGGATCGGAAGA CTCCAAATCAAATGAAAGCCAAAGAAGGGAGGAATGTGTACAGTTCTTCACGCTATGATGATTATGACAGATACAGACGTTCTAGAAGCCGAAGTTATGAAAGAAGGAGATCAAGAAGCCGGTCCTTTGATTACAACTACAGAAGATCTTACAGTCCTAGAAA CAGTAGACCGACTGGAAGACCGCGGCGTAGCAGAAGCCATTCCGACAATGATAG ATTCAAACACCGAAATCGATCTTTTTCAAGATCTAAATCCAATTCAAGATCACGGTCCAAGTCCCAGcccaagaaagaaatgaaggctaAATCACGTTCTAG ACCAAACTGCAGCTGGAATACCCAGTACAGTTCTGCTTACTACACTTCAAGAAAGATCTGA
- the SRSF10 gene encoding serine/arginine-rich splicing factor 10 isoform X1, protein MSRYLRPPNTSLFVRNVADDTRSEDLRREFGRYGPIVDVYVPLDFYTRRPRGFAYVQFEDVRDAEDALHNLDRKWICGRQIEIQFAQGDRKTPNQMKAKEGRNVYSSSRYDDYDRYRRSRSRSYERRRSRSRSFDYNYRRSYSPRNSRPTGRPRRSRSHSDNDRFKHRNRSFSRSKSNSRSRSKSQPKKEMKAKSRSRSASHTKTRGTSKTDSKTHYKSGSRYEKESRKKEPPRSKSQSRSQSRSRSKSRSRSWTSPKSSGH, encoded by the exons ATGTCTCGCTACCTGCGCCCCCCCAATACATCTCTGTTCGTAAGGAATGTGGCCGACGACACCAG GTCTGAAGATTTACGACGTGAATTTGGTCGTTATGGTCCTATAGTTGATGTGTATGTTCCACTTGATTTCTACACTCGCCGTCCAAGAGGATTTGCTTATGTTCAAT TTGAGGATGTTCGTGATGCCGAAGATGCTTTACATAATTTGGACAGAAAATGGATCTGTGGACGccaaattgaaatacagtttgcACAGGGGGATCGGAAGA CTCCAAATCAAATGAAAGCCAAAGAAGGGAGGAATGTGTACAGTTCTTCACGCTATGATGATTATGACAGATACAGACGTTCTAGAAGCCGAAGTTATGAAAGAAGGAGATCAAGAAGCCGGTCCTTTGATTACAACTACAGAAGATCTTACAGTCCTAGAAA CAGTAGACCGACTGGAAGACCGCGGCGTAGCAGAAGCCATTCCGACAATGATAG ATTCAAACACCGAAATCGATCTTTTTCAAGATCTAAATCCAATTCAAGATCACGGTCCAAGTCCCAGcccaagaaagaaatgaaggctaAATCACGTTCTAGGTCTGCTTCTCACACCAAAACTAGAGGCACCTCTAAAACAGATTCCAAAACACATTATAAGTCTGGCTCAAGATATGAAAAggaatcaaggaaaaaagaaccaCCTAGATCCAAATCTCAGTCAAGATCACAGTCTAGGTCTAGGTCAAAATCTAGATCAAGGTCTTGGACTAGTCCTAAGTCCAGTGGCCACTGA
- the SRSF10 gene encoding serine/arginine-rich splicing factor 10 isoform X6, with amino-acid sequence MSRYLRPPNTSLFVRNVADDTRSEDLRREFGRYGPIVDVYVPLDFYTRRPRGFAYVQFEDVRDAEDALHNLDRKWICGRQIEIQFAQGDRKTPNQMKAKEGRNVYSSSRYDDYDRYRRSRSRSYERRRSRSRSFDYNYRRSYSPRNSRPTGRPRRSRSHSDNDSQVSKKKNDR; translated from the exons ATGTCTCGCTACCTGCGCCCCCCCAATACATCTCTGTTCGTAAGGAATGTGGCCGACGACACCAG GTCTGAAGATTTACGACGTGAATTTGGTCGTTATGGTCCTATAGTTGATGTGTATGTTCCACTTGATTTCTACACTCGCCGTCCAAGAGGATTTGCTTATGTTCAAT TTGAGGATGTTCGTGATGCCGAAGATGCTTTACATAATTTGGACAGAAAATGGATCTGTGGACGccaaattgaaatacagtttgcACAGGGGGATCGGAAGA CTCCAAATCAAATGAAAGCCAAAGAAGGGAGGAATGTGTACAGTTCTTCACGCTATGATGATTATGACAGATACAGACGTTCTAGAAGCCGAAGTTATGAAAGAAGGAGATCAAGAAGCCGGTCCTTTGATTACAACTACAGAAGATCTTACAGTCCTAGAAA CAGTAGACCGACTGGAAGACCGCGGCGTAGCAGAAGCCATTCCGACAATGATAG ccaagtaagcaagaagaaaaatgacagatAA